Within the Musa acuminata AAA Group cultivar baxijiao chromosome BXJ2-9, Cavendish_Baxijiao_AAA, whole genome shotgun sequence genome, the region CAGGGGAGAGGGGCTCTCTCACTCAACACTCCACTCaacatcactgacttgatcgtcggagaggtcgggccgagctaccgacccgacctgtgtgtaggtacGCGACCGCGGCTGAGCCCACTCGGCGGGGCGGAGTTTCCCAGCCAGGCCCACTGCATCCGCCGTCTCAGGATCCCAAGGGGGAGCCACGTCTGAACCaagccatttggagccctgaaccagctgTGTCGACCCCGATgtcacggctaaaaagttacttactgTAACACCAAGTACTACCACTTTCATCATAATTATGACTATGACATGGAGGATTATTGAGATTCGATGGAGCAAATCGTAGAAATAATTTTTCAGAGACAACTCCGACCTTAAGAGTCAATGAAAAGATAAATCAATATCAGGAGAAGAAAATTAGTTGAGTTGTAAAGCCTATACTTAAATTACCATTAAAAAATGGTCGAGATCGAGGAATTGACAACAACCTTCGAGCGGTCATGACGGGGGAGATTGTGATGGAAGGAAGACTTCCATAACTACATCGGTGAGATTtgatgggatatatatatatatatatatatatatatatatatatatatatatatatatatatatatatatatatatatatatatatatatataacacggaGGAATAAAGTTGTAAATTTGAAAAACAGTGGGTACAGCCTTTTCGACCAAGCGGTCTAATGGCGGAGGTTGGTGAGATTTTGATGGTAGGTGGGCGGTTGGGTTGGTAGGTTGGCCAGTACAAAACGTGTtgcgctcctcctcctccatctgcATCTCCTCCCCTGCCGTAGGACGCCTCTTGATTCCGTGCAGTGGTGGGGTGTTGTGGCATGGAGACCGCCGGCGCCGGTGCCTTGTTGTCCCGATCGGTCCTCCCCAACTTCGCTGCAGCTGGACAGGTGGTGCGGCCCCTCTGCGTGGCTAGGATGGCTCGGCGTAGTGTGGTGGCCGCGGCGCTGGAGAAGGGCGTGGGGTCGGGAAACGGTGGCCGTGGCGGTGCCGGAATGACCAACTCTAACTACGTGGTGCCGCTCGACACGGCCTCGTCCCTCACTCGCCCCCTCAATGAGATCCTCCGAGATCTGAATAAAAGGGTACCGGACCAGATCATCGATGCCGCCGACAACTCCATCCCTTGGTATCTCTGTTCTTCTCCTTTCCCATTTTACCTCGATATTGCTGCTCGTTGTGCGCATCTTACGTTGTGATGAACATAGAAATCATCTGTGACGCCACATAGCGTCGCAATTTGGTTCAAGCCTAAGGATCATGAAACAGAGATTTGTTGATCCACAGTCGAAATATCTTCCTTTTTCCTTATTGAATTGGGTGTTAGGTTTCTTGTTATTATATTAGCATAGCATCTGTGGAAGGTTGATCTGcaatattttgatcatattaCTTTTGGGATGCAATGTATGTGGTCATTGACGATGGACTTCGTCTGATTAGGATCATCTCATTCTTTGTTGGTAACAGTATCATAAATCTCTATTGGAGTCGACAAGTTCAATTGAAACTTATTGTTTTTGGATTCATTTTTAAATGTTAAAGAAGAATGACTTCATTTTATTGTCGTGGAAGTTCTTGAATGATAGTGAACTGTAATTTTAATTGAAAAGATTTAATTGACCATGGAGTATCCTAAATTTCTTGGTACCTTGCACCCAATATACTCCATGCATTGACTTGGTTTTGTGCACATTGGACCTTCAGTAGAGACATGTTTTGTCCATCATTTTTATCCTCGTTATTGAGGACACTCGATGATTAGTTTTTAATCGTGCGGGATCCTAATTATAGATGTTTATAGATGGAGAACATGCTGCTACTGATCCTTTGTGCAGTCTGTGGCTACTTTCTTGGCTTAACTGCTACATAAGCGTTGTTCCTTTGCTGGGCTAATTTGGTAGTTGTTTTACTTTTATATAGGTATCACACCAACAGAATGCTGAGCTTTTTTGCCCCAGGTAAAAAAACAAAAACTCTTCCTTTGTGAATATTAATTAGCTTTCAGTAGAGCACTTTTTCCTATCATCATGTAAATTGGAGCAATTCCTATGTACCCTATTTTATTTGCATGGGTTTCACATTGCTTTAGTTTTCTTCTCAACTAATGCAACTATAGGAATACATTGCTCATTTTCAGTATGATGGTGCACTAATTCTGCATTGTGTTATTACACTTTACATTTTTGCAGATTTGATTTTTCAAACTCAAGAGTTGTATGCATTTTTACTTTTTCTAATGGATTCCATCAACTAAAGTGATACGGTAGAAAGGTTAGCCCTCCAAGTTGGTCAGTCTACTGGGGCTGGAAATTGGTTGGGTTAGGTCGAAATGTGTACTAAAGATATATAGGACTGGACTGAACTCGATGAATCTATAGCAAGGCAATAACTCTTGACCAAAAACCGACATATATatcttttgaattgggttggattGTTTTGCTGGTTTCAGGCAAGTTTTGCGTTATTCCTAGGAAATATATCATAGCAAAGCCGCTCCAGGTTGAACTTAATTTTCAATAACTAATGCTTGATCAATGCTTGACCAACCAGCCAGAAAAGTCTGTTACACGGTGTCGCTTGCTTTATTCAGTTATTGATGTCATTGACGAATAACTTTGTCTCTGATAGCTTGCGAGAGATATCTGACTGCATGTGGTATTTATCTTTTAAA harbors:
- the LOC135623771 gene encoding DNA repair RAD52-like protein 2, chloroplastic; translation: METAGAGALLSRSVLPNFAAAGQVVRPLCVARMARRSVVAAALEKGVGSGNGGRGGAGMTNSNYVVPLDTASSLTRPLNEILRDLNKRVPDQIIDAADNSIPWYHTNRMLSFFAPGWCGEVRDVIFSDNGNVTVVYRVTIRGSDGVAHRESTGTVSMSDGQFKDPVAAAEELAFCKACARFGFGLYLYHEDEATENKSL